From Pseudoleptotrichia goodfellowii, a single genomic window includes:
- the cobI gene encoding precorrin-2 C(20)-methyltransferase codes for MENKKGNFYGIGVGVGDEENITLKAVKKLADVDVIILPEAKTGEGSTAFSIVKNYVKDDVEQVFLEFPMVRDLEARKTFRKNNADIINGLLSEGKNVAFLTIGDPMTYSTYTYVLEHILPEIKVETIAGINSFNSMAARLNIPLMIGDEDLKVISVNKKTDIRKEIENNDNVVFMKISRDLDRLREAIVATGNTENIIIVSNCGKESEEIYTDIEKLESVHYFSTLILKKKGINQWKRFIL; via the coding sequence ATGGAAAATAAAAAAGGAAATTTCTACGGAATCGGTGTAGGAGTGGGAGATGAAGAAAATATAACATTGAAAGCTGTGAAAAAACTCGCCGATGTAGATGTGATAATACTGCCTGAAGCAAAAACGGGAGAAGGAAGTACGGCATTCAGCATTGTAAAAAATTATGTGAAAGATGATGTGGAACAGGTTTTTCTTGAGTTTCCTATGGTTAGAGATCTTGAGGCAAGAAAAACTTTCAGAAAAAACAATGCCGATATTATAAACGGATTATTGTCCGAAGGGAAAAATGTAGCATTTCTGACGATCGGAGATCCTATGACTTACAGTACATATACTTATGTATTGGAGCATATTTTACCTGAAATAAAAGTAGAAACAATAGCGGGAATAAATTCTTTCAATAGTATGGCTGCAAGGCTGAATATTCCTTTGATGATAGGAGATGAAGATTTGAAAGTGATCTCTGTCAATAAAAAAACGGATATTCGTAAAGAAATAGAAAATAATGATAATGTAGTTTTTATGAAAATCAGCAGAGATCTTGACAGATTGAGAGAAGCGATAGTGGCTACAGGAAATACCGAAAATATAATAATTGTTTCAAATTGCGGTAAAGAAAGTGAAGAAATATACACAGATATAGAAAAACTGGAAAGTGTACATTATTTTTCCACGTTAATACTTAAAAAGAAAGGGATAAATCAATGGAAAAGGTTTATTTTATAG
- the cbiT gene encoding precorrin-6Y C5,15-methyltransferase (decarboxylating) subunit CbiT, which produces MFHIKDEEFIRGKAPMTKEEIRAVSLAKLEMKNDDICLDIGGGTGSVTMEMAQFAKDGHVYVIEQKEDAFELIKQNVEKFDLKNVTYIKGEAPEGLSHLDVKFDKIFIGGSGGNLEDIIQYSYDNLKEKGILVLNFIVLENVFNAIETLKKIPFKDTDICQIIVSKNRKVKDFNMMMAENPIYVITARK; this is translated from the coding sequence ATGTTTCATATAAAGGATGAAGAATTTATAAGGGGAAAAGCACCGATGACAAAAGAGGAAATACGTGCTGTCAGCCTTGCAAAACTGGAAATGAAAAATGACGATATTTGCCTTGATATAGGCGGAGGTACAGGAAGCGTTACGATGGAAATGGCACAGTTTGCAAAAGACGGACATGTTTATGTCATCGAACAGAAAGAAGATGCTTTCGAGCTTATAAAACAGAATGTTGAAAAATTTGATTTGAAAAATGTAACTTATATAAAAGGAGAGGCACCTGAAGGTCTTAGTCATTTGGATGTGAAATTTGACAAAATATTTATTGGAGGATCAGGTGGAAATCTGGAAGATATAATTCAATATTCTTATGACAACCTGAAAGAGAAAGGTATTCTCGTATTGAATTTTATTGTTTTGGAAAATGTGTTCAATGCTATAGAAACATTAAAAAAAATACCTTTTAAGGATACCGATATATGTCAGATAATAGTAAGTAAAAACAGAAAAGTAAAAGACTTTAATATGATGATGGCTGAAAATCCTATTTATGTTATAACTGCGAGAAAATAA
- a CDS encoding NUDIX hydrolase — MEEWDAYNRNGEKLEGTLIRGKSIPEGMYHIVCEVFVEHKDGTYLCTKRAKAKEKFPEYYETTAGGSALKGEDKYSCIKRELMEETGIVCNDFTQVKRTIVDKESFIMYSFVCTVDYDKNSVKLQPGETEDYKWLTKEEFVKFINSNRIIKDQKERFYNYFLEKNIIG; from the coding sequence ATGGAAGAATGGGATGCGTATAACAGGAATGGAGAAAAACTTGAAGGTACTTTAATAAGAGGCAAGTCTATTCCTGAAGGAATGTATCATATTGTTTGTGAAGTATTTGTAGAACATAAAGACGGTACATATCTCTGCACAAAAAGAGCAAAGGCGAAAGAAAAGTTTCCCGAATATTATGAAACGACTGCAGGTGGTTCGGCATTAAAAGGAGAAGACAAGTATTCCTGTATAAAAAGAGAACTTATGGAAGAAACAGGAATCGTATGTAATGATTTTACCCAAGTAAAAAGAACGATTGTTGATAAGGAAAGTTTTATAATGTACTCTTTTGTGTGTACTGTTGATTATGATAAAAATTCTGTCAAACTCCAGCCCGGAGAAACCGAAGATTATAAATGGCTTACTAAAGAAGAATTTGTTAAGTTTATTAATTCGAATAGAATAATAAAAGATCAGAAAGAAAGATTTTATAATTATTTTTTGGAAAAAAATATAATTGGATGA
- a CDS encoding DUF488 domain-containing protein, producing MNKLQWKRVYDSVSEDDGFRILIDRLWPRGEKKEAAKIDCWAKEITPTKELRESYHKGMIDYETFSEKYGKELEENTEFKNFVQLIEKELQKENVTMVSAVKEPETSHIPVLRKYIERFLQ from the coding sequence ATGAATAAATTACAGTGGAAACGTGTTTATGATTCTGTATCTGAAGATGACGGATTCAGAATTCTGATAGATCGTCTTTGGCCGAGAGGAGAAAAGAAAGAAGCTGCAAAAATAGATTGTTGGGCAAAAGAAATAACTCCGACTAAAGAATTACGGGAATCTTATCATAAAGGTATGATTGATTACGAAACATTTTCTGAAAAATATGGGAAAGAACTTGAAGAAAATACTGAATTTAAAAATTTTGTTCAATTAATCGAAAAAGAGCTGCAAAAAGAAAATGTGACAATGGTATCTGCGGTAAAAGAACCTGAAACAAGTCATATACCTGTTTTAAGAAAATATATAGAAAGATTTCTGCAGTAG
- the cbiE gene encoding precorrin-6y C5,15-methyltransferase (decarboxylating) subunit CbiE, which yields MKINVLGLGPGSLDYILPAAIKKLKESEVIVGGKRHIESLGEYAANKEYCYITGDLESVLKFIKENRDKKMSLILSGDTGFYSMLTFMKKHFSDDELEVIPGISSVQYMFAKISDYWYDAFISSAHGKEFDYVAKLEEYGKVGMLTDNKNTPQEIARQLSENGMGESTVYVGENLSYEDEKIYKYKALELKDVDYKFKMNVVVLKK from the coding sequence ATGAAAATAAATGTATTAGGATTGGGACCGGGCAGCCTTGATTATATACTGCCTGCAGCTATAAAAAAACTGAAAGAATCGGAAGTTATCGTAGGAGGAAAAAGGCATATTGAAAGTTTGGGAGAGTATGCTGCAAATAAAGAATACTGCTATATAACAGGAGATTTGGAAAGTGTATTGAAATTTATAAAAGAAAATAGAGATAAAAAAATGTCTTTGATATTATCGGGAGATACGGGATTTTACAGTATGCTTACTTTTATGAAAAAACATTTTTCCGATGATGAATTGGAAGTAATTCCCGGAATTTCTTCAGTTCAGTATATGTTTGCAAAAATATCCGACTACTGGTATGACGCATTTATTTCAAGTGCACACGGTAAAGAGTTTGACTATGTTGCAAAGCTTGAAGAATACGGGAAAGTGGGAATGCTTACCGATAATAAAAATACGCCTCAGGAAATCGCAAGACAGCTTTCTGAAAACGGAATGGGAGAAAGTACGGTTTACGTGGGGGAAAATCTTTCCTACGAAGATGAGAAAATATATAAATATAAAGCACTGGAATTAAAAGATGTTGATTATAAATTTAAGATGAATGTCGTTGTTTTGAAAAAATAA
- the cbiD gene encoding cobalt-precorrin-5B (C(1))-methyltransferase CbiD, which translates to MEEYVYFQGKRLRYGYTTGSSATAATKAALTYLLENGKNDIPEVTIELPSGQPLSIKINSVLKREDYALASVLKDGGDDPDVTHGLEIFSKVSLRNDSEINVFGGIGVGKVTKKGLPVEPGNSAINPTPMKMIRSTVESILPEGMGADVEIFVPKGEEAAKKTLNSKLGIVGGISILGTMGIVKPMSEEAWKVSLAVELKMALAITGTKEAIFLFGNRGKKYLSDHFKDNTSQAVVISNFVGYMFDRACEFEAKKIYFIGELGKFVKVAGGIFHTHSRVSDAKMEILTANCLLVGESMENLKKIMASNTTEEATKYIEKKEVYNLLAKKAKQKCEEYCRRNGWDLEVETLIISAEREELGSSKNFFEHFKRKDETEV; encoded by the coding sequence ATGGAAGAATATGTATATTTTCAGGGTAAAAGATTAAGATACGGCTATACTACGGGAAGCTCTGCAACTGCAGCGACTAAAGCGGCATTGACATATCTTCTGGAAAACGGCAAAAACGACATACCCGAAGTAACAATAGAACTTCCCTCAGGACAACCTTTATCAATAAAGATAAATTCTGTGTTAAAAAGAGAGGACTATGCTTTGGCATCGGTTCTGAAAGACGGAGGGGATGACCCTGATGTTACTCACGGATTGGAAATTTTTTCAAAAGTAAGTTTGCGTAACGATTCGGAAATAAATGTTTTCGGAGGAATAGGAGTGGGAAAAGTTACTAAAAAGGGATTGCCCGTCGAGCCGGGTAATTCTGCAATAAATCCTACTCCTATGAAAATGATAAGAAGTACTGTGGAGAGTATACTTCCCGAAGGTATGGGAGCCGACGTGGAAATATTTGTGCCTAAAGGAGAAGAAGCAGCCAAAAAGACACTAAATTCTAAATTGGGAATAGTCGGCGGAATATCTATTTTAGGAACAATGGGGATAGTAAAGCCTATGTCCGAAGAAGCATGGAAAGTCTCCCTTGCCGTAGAGCTGAAAATGGCTCTTGCTATAACGGGAACCAAAGAAGCAATATTTCTTTTCGGAAACAGAGGGAAAAAGTATTTGAGTGATCACTTCAAGGATAATACTTCCCAAGCAGTTGTAATAAGTAACTTTGTAGGATATATGTTTGACAGAGCGTGTGAATTTGAGGCAAAAAAGATTTATTTTATAGGGGAATTGGGTAAATTTGTAAAAGTCGCCGGAGGAATATTCCACACTCACAGCAGAGTTTCCGATGCCAAAATGGAAATACTTACGGCAAACTGTCTGCTTGTAGGTGAAAGTATGGAAAACCTGAAAAAAATAATGGCTTCAAATACGACCGAAGAAGCTACAAAATATATTGAAAAAAAAGAAGTTTATAATCTTCTCGCAAAAAAAGCAAAGCAAAAATGTGAGGAATATTGCAGAAGAAACGGTTGGGATTTGGAAGTGGAAACTTTAATAATTTCCGCTGAAAGAGAAGAACTCGGAAGCAGTAAGAACTTTTTTGAACATTTTAAAAGAAAAGACGAAACAGAAGTTTAA
- a CDS encoding precorrin-8X methylmutase, with amino-acid sequence MSYIKDPKGIEVRSFEMITEELGDRADRFSEQEKPIVKRLIHTTADFEYADIVEFQNDAVNSAMEALRSGCKIYCDTNMIVTGLNKIGLGKFGASAYCLVNDEDVAREAKERGVTRSMVAIERAVADKDTKIFLIGNAPTALFMLLEKMDKEGENKPKLIAGVPVGFVGCPESKAELSKYDVPFIRTNGRKGGSTVAVAVLHGILYQMYERDRY; translated from the coding sequence ATGTCATACATTAAAGATCCGAAAGGCATAGAAGTTAGAAGTTTTGAAATGATTACTGAAGAATTGGGGGATAGAGCCGACAGATTTAGCGAGCAGGAAAAACCTATCGTGAAAAGACTTATTCACACGACTGCCGACTTTGAATATGCTGATATTGTAGAATTTCAGAACGATGCTGTAAATTCAGCAATGGAAGCTTTAAGATCGGGATGTAAAATATACTGTGATACAAATATGATTGTAACAGGATTAAATAAAATAGGGCTTGGAAAATTCGGAGCTTCGGCTTATTGCCTTGTAAACGATGAGGATGTAGCAAGAGAAGCAAAAGAAAGAGGAGTTACAAGATCAATGGTAGCCATTGAAAGAGCAGTAGCTGATAAAGATACAAAAATATTCTTAATAGGAAATGCACCTACAGCATTATTTATGTTGCTTGAAAAAATGGATAAAGAGGGTGAAAATAAACCTAAACTTATTGCAGGAGTGCCTGTAGGATTTGTAGGATGTCCTGAATCTAAAGCGGAACTTTCCAAATATGATGTTCCGTTTATAAGAACTAACGGAAGAAAAGGAGGAAGTACGGTAGCGGTAGCGGTACTTCACGGGATACTTTATCAAATGTACGAAAGAGATAGATATTAG
- a CDS encoding cobyrinate a,c-diamide synthase has protein sequence MKKILIAGAMSGSGKTTLSSILMSSFENVAPFKVGPDYIDPSYHEVFTGNKSRNLDAFMFDEATLKHIFETGAKGKDIAVVEGVMGLYDGIGHEKDNFSTAHVSRMLDIPVILVVNAKGISTSIAAEVLGFKMFDKNVKIKGVILNNVSSEKLYLNLKEAVERFTGIECLGFLPRNEKLTIESRHLGLKQAFEMNASEELAEKKALFKEIAENNLDLKRIWEIAEDFEPESSMDDFEPLKELKDRYKGKRVAMAKDGAFSFYYESNLELMRFSGLEIVEFSPVKDKKLPENIDMVYLGGGYPELYYKELSENISMKESIKEAFEKGVKIYGECGGFIYLTKKLNLTDGNSGDFCGLIDAEISMRNRLNIGRFGYINIETGNGIKTKGHEFHYSEISEDNEKSKGHNHFYKIEKNDERNWSCGYKKKSLLAGYPHISFYSNIEFFKYILETL, from the coding sequence ATGAAAAAAATACTTATAGCGGGAGCAATGAGCGGCAGCGGAAAAACAACATTGAGCAGTATACTTATGTCCTCTTTTGAAAATGTTGCTCCCTTTAAAGTAGGACCTGATTATATCGATCCCAGTTATCATGAAGTGTTTACAGGGAATAAATCCCGTAATCTTGATGCTTTTATGTTTGACGAAGCTACTTTAAAACATATATTTGAAACAGGGGCGAAAGGTAAAGATATAGCTGTAGTTGAAGGAGTTATGGGGCTTTATGACGGAATAGGTCATGAAAAGGATAATTTCAGTACGGCTCATGTATCGAGAATGCTTGATATCCCTGTAATACTGGTTGTAAATGCTAAAGGTATCTCTACAAGTATTGCAGCGGAAGTTTTGGGCTTTAAAATGTTTGATAAAAATGTTAAAATAAAAGGCGTTATACTGAATAACGTTTCATCAGAAAAGTTGTATCTGAATCTGAAAGAAGCCGTAGAAAGATTTACGGGAATAGAATGTTTGGGATTTCTTCCGAGAAATGAAAAACTGACTATCGAAAGCAGACATTTGGGACTGAAACAGGCTTTTGAAATGAATGCATCGGAAGAATTGGCAGAGAAAAAGGCACTATTTAAAGAGATAGCCGAAAATAATCTTGATTTAAAAAGAATATGGGAAATTGCCGAGGATTTTGAGCCTGAAAGCAGTATGGATGATTTTGAGCCGTTAAAAGAGTTGAAAGACAGATATAAAGGAAAAAGAGTGGCGATGGCGAAAGACGGAGCATTTTCTTTTTATTATGAATCAAACTTGGAGCTTATGAGATTTTCAGGATTGGAAATAGTAGAATTCAGCCCGGTAAAAGATAAAAAACTGCCCGAAAATATTGATATGGTTTATTTAGGTGGAGGATACCCCGAACTGTATTATAAAGAATTATCCGAAAATATTTCTATGAAAGAAAGTATAAAGGAAGCCTTTGAAAAGGGAGTAAAAATATACGGAGAATGCGGAGGGTTTATTTATCTGACGAAAAAGCTGAATCTGACAGACGGAAACAGCGGAGATTTCTGCGGACTGATAGATGCGGAAATTTCTATGAGAAATCGACTTAATATAGGAAGATTCGGATATATAAACATAGAAACCGGAAACGGAATAAAAACTAAAGGACACGAATTTCATTATTCGGAAATATCTGAAGATAATGAAAAATCTAAGGGTCATAACCATTTTTATAAAATCGAAAAAAATGACGAAAGAAATTGGAGTTGCGGTTATAAGAAAAAAAGCCTGTTAGCAGGGTATCCGCACATTTCTTTCTATTCAAATATAGAGTTTTTCAAATATATATTGGAAACATTATAA
- a CDS encoding energy-coupling factor ABC transporter ATP-binding protein, which translates to MLKLENITFSYDEETEALKDISLNIEKGKKTVFLGENGSGKSTVFSIMNGLLQAQKGSVYLNGEKVLHKKKNLEELRKKVGIVFQDPEIQIFAPLVFQEVSYGPENLGYSKEKVEKNITKAMEEINILDLKDRPCHHLSYGQKKRVSIAAITAMEPDLLILDEPTAWLDSKNTKSVSEILNNFADAGKTLVVSTHDTDFAYDFADYIYVLDKGKIVRQGSRDEVFEDFKFLKELNLNIPAVLKITRYLKSKNIDVNDYYTFLEENNLL; encoded by the coding sequence ATGCTTAAATTGGAAAATATAACTTTTTCTTATGATGAAGAAACTGAAGCGTTAAAGGATATATCTCTTAATATTGAAAAAGGTAAAAAAACAGTTTTTCTCGGAGAAAACGGTTCGGGAAAATCTACTGTATTTTCAATAATGAACGGACTTTTACAGGCACAAAAAGGGAGTGTATATTTAAACGGCGAAAAAGTACTACATAAGAAAAAAAATCTTGAAGAGCTTAGAAAAAAAGTGGGAATAGTGTTTCAAGATCCTGAAATACAAATATTTGCTCCTCTTGTTTTTCAGGAAGTTTCTTACGGACCTGAAAATCTGGGCTATTCTAAAGAAAAAGTAGAAAAAAATATAACAAAAGCAATGGAAGAAATTAATATACTCGATTTGAAAGACAGACCGTGTCATCATCTCAGTTACGGACAGAAAAAAAGAGTATCCATAGCTGCAATAACGGCAATGGAGCCGGATTTGCTTATTTTGGACGAGCCTACTGCGTGGCTTGATTCCAAAAATACGAAGAGTGTATCGGAAATTCTGAATAATTTTGCCGATGCAGGGAAAACCCTTGTCGTGTCTACTCATGATACGGATTTTGCCTATGATTTCGCAGACTATATTTATGTTTTGGATAAAGGTAAAATCGTAAGACAGGGAAGTCGGGATGAAGTTTTTGAAGATTTTAAGTTTTTAAAAGAATTGAATCTTAATATTCCCGCAGTTTTAAAAATAACACGTTATTTAAAAAGTAAAAATATAGACGTAAATGATTATTATACATTCTTGGAGGAGAACAACTTATTATGA
- a CDS encoding CbiQ family ECF transporter T component encodes MLIDKISYGNPIKDINPGIKFLLSMTTLIFLLCTENKGVIVFNLVLFNLLLLFVVKVKVSDLLKLNFIPALFILTTVISLLLIKADIWLFLLRSFAGLSVVYFLICSTPIIDLDYIFGKLRFPKIFREMFLLIYRYIFLLFDNKEKLQNSQEVRLGYSSFKNSMKSFPMLVVAILRKTYYYNSNSIKAVESRLGKEFIFSPRKYKKIGIEAVFTISVIIINLYLVVRYYA; translated from the coding sequence ATGCTGATAGATAAAATATCTTACGGGAATCCGATTAAAGATATAAATCCCGGAATAAAGTTTTTATTGTCAATGACGACATTAATATTTTTACTTTGTACAGAGAACAAAGGAGTTATTGTATTTAATCTTGTGTTATTTAATTTGCTCCTTTTGTTCGTTGTGAAAGTAAAAGTATCGGACTTGCTGAAACTGAACTTTATTCCGGCTTTATTTATTTTAACTACTGTGATTTCTTTGTTGCTGATAAAAGCTGATATATGGTTATTTCTGCTACGTTCTTTTGCAGGACTTTCTGTAGTATATTTTCTGATTTGCTCCACTCCGATAATAGATTTGGATTATATATTCGGAAAATTGAGATTTCCCAAAATATTCAGAGAAATGTTCCTGCTCATTTACAGATATATATTTCTTTTATTCGACAATAAAGAAAAATTGCAAAACTCTCAGGAAGTAAGACTGGGTTACAGCAGTTTCAAAAACAGTATGAAATCATTCCCGATGCTGGTGGTCGCTATATTAAGAAAAACCTATTATTATAATTCCAATTCTATAAAAGCGGTAGAATCAAGACTGGGAAAAGAATTTATTTTTTCTCCGAGAAAATATAAAAAAATCGGAATTGAAGCGGTTTTTACAATATCAGTAATAATAATAAATTTATATTTGGTGGTAAGATATTATGCTTAA
- a CDS encoding energy-coupling factor ABC transporter substrate-binding protein produces MAENKDKNVFKKNIILVVIILLIGAVPLFTVKADFGGSDDKGEEIIGEINPDYKPWASSLIEELPSETESLLFALQAAIGAGVIGYVLGYFKGERKNADR; encoded by the coding sequence ATGGCTGAAAATAAAGATAAAAATGTATTCAAAAAAAATATAATTTTAGTTGTAATAATACTGTTAATAGGTGCAGTACCTCTATTTACAGTGAAAGCCGATTTTGGCGGTTCCGACGATAAAGGAGAAGAAATAATAGGAGAAATTAATCCTGATTACAAGCCTTGGGCCAGCAGTTTAATAGAAGAATTACCCAGTGAAACTGAAAGTTTATTGTTTGCATTGCAGGCGGCAATAGGTGCAGGAGTTATAGGATATGTATTAGGTTATTTCAAAGGCGAAAGAAAAAATGCTGATAGATAA
- a CDS encoding energy-coupling factor ABC transporter permease, whose translation MPFWVIGIKKIQSVSKGSVREKMTLALAGAFIFILSALKIPSVTGSSSHPTGVGLSAILYGPFVTSILGTIVLIFQAGLLAHGGFTTLGANTFSMAIAGPIVSYLIYKGLAKKNRTLAIFLAAAVGDLATYVVTSFQLALAYPSADGGVMASFIRFGMVFAVTQVPLAIIEGLLTNVIMNILDKYNAKEVEA comes from the coding sequence GTGCCGTTTTGGGTTATCGGGATTAAAAAAATTCAAAGTGTCTCAAAAGGAAGTGTACGTGAAAAAATGACACTTGCGTTGGCAGGGGCGTTTATATTTATTCTTTCGGCATTAAAAATTCCTTCGGTAACAGGAAGTTCGTCACATCCTACAGGAGTGGGACTTTCGGCTATATTATACGGTCCATTTGTAACTTCAATACTTGGAACTATAGTATTGATATTTCAGGCAGGATTGCTTGCACACGGAGGATTTACAACATTGGGAGCAAATACATTCTCAATGGCAATAGCGGGACCTATAGTGTCTTATCTGATTTATAAAGGACTGGCTAAAAAGAACAGAACACTTGCAATATTTTTAGCAGCAGCTGTAGGAGATTTGGCTACATATGTAGTTACATCTTTCCAATTAGCACTTGCATATCCTTCAGCAGACGGAGGAGTTATGGCTTCATTTATAAGATTCGGAATGGTATTTGCGGTAACACAGGTTCCTTTGGCTATTATTGAAGGATTGCTTACAAACGTAATTATGAACATACTTGATAAATACAACGCGAAAGAGGTGGAAGCATAA